Proteins encoded by one window of Archaeoglobus veneficus SNP6:
- a CDS encoding type IV pilin, whose protein sequence is MLGRDFVREEKAVSPVIGVILMVAITVILAAVIASFVFGLGTKAPKTAPQAQLTLKDASDTLTSTSGEDVFILEHKGGESVAFSQMKVIVKNSTATIDIITFDSSGTATSSLGKLNATISTGAADNNMFDVGEWITFSENAAASYNVDSGTSLTVQVVDVLSNNLITEGSIVVS, encoded by the coding sequence ATGTTAGGGAGAGATTTTGTAAGGGAAGAGAAAGCAGTGTCTCCAGTGATTGGCGTCATTTTGATGGTGGCAATTACAGTGATCTTAGCGGCAGTCATTGCCAGCTTTGTGTTTGGGCTGGGTACAAAGGCGCCCAAAACAGCGCCCCAAGCACAACTCACGTTGAAGGACGCTAGTGATACACTAACTTCAACCAGTGGCGAGGATGTTTTTATACTGGAGCACAAGGGCGGAGAATCTGTAGCATTTTCACAGATGAAAGTAATAGTAAAGAACTCTACTGCGACCATTGATATCATAACTTTCGATAGCTCTGGCACTGCAACATCTAGTCTTGGAAAGCTTAATGCTACAATAAGTACTGGAGCAGCAGATAACAATATGTTCGACGTTGGTGAATGGATAACTTTCAGCGAAAATGCGGCTGCTTCGTACAATGTTGATTCAGGAACATCGTTGACTGTACAGGTTGTTGATGTGCTGTCTAATAACCTGATAACGGAAGGCAGCATTGTTGTATCGTAA
- the fdhD gene encoding formate dehydrogenase accessory sulfurtransferase FdhD encodes MEIKKLGDTLEIAVERNLRVTVNDISFGMACTPSNIEELILGFMVTEGIANPDGVKVTINGENVEVIIEDDAKVKITSSGSIGIEEGELKRVNAGEKFGIDELKSALEYLEVEEYKRTRGYHIAAVVSKKGLEARAYDVGRHNAVDKAVGMCIKKGIALDRTFLLISGRISRGIAAKCVRAGIPLIVSKAAILDSAIELCRLTGLSAVSFATNIAVKGDALEI; translated from the coding sequence ATGGAAATAAAAAAGCTTGGAGATACTCTCGAAATTGCCGTCGAGAGAAACCTGAGAGTGACCGTAAACGACATCTCCTTTGGTATGGCGTGCACACCGTCAAACATAGAAGAACTAATCCTCGGTTTTATGGTAACGGAGGGTATCGCCAATCCAGATGGCGTTAAGGTTACAATCAATGGCGAGAATGTAGAGGTTATTATAGAAGACGACGCAAAAGTAAAAATTACGTCCTCCGGCAGCATTGGGATAGAGGAGGGAGAATTAAAACGGGTAAATGCAGGAGAGAAGTTTGGAATTGACGAGTTAAAAAGTGCCCTTGAGTATCTCGAGGTAGAGGAATACAAGCGAACGAGGGGGTACCACATTGCAGCAGTCGTAAGCAAGAAGGGGCTTGAGGCAAGAGCCTACGACGTTGGCAGGCACAACGCCGTTGATAAAGCCGTTGGCATGTGCATAAAGAAGGGCATAGCCCTTGACAGAACATTCCTTCTCATTTCGGGTAGAATATCGAGAGGGATCGCTGCAAAGTGCGTCAGAGCTGGAATTCCACTCATAGTTTCCAAAGCTGCAATTCTCGACTCAGCAATTGAGCTGTGCAGGCTAACAGGCCTTTCAGCCGTCTCCTTTGCAACCAACATAGCGGTTAAGGGAGATGCCCTCGAAATTTGA
- the larE gene encoding ATP-dependent sacrificial sulfur transferase LarE produces the protein MPSKFEELRKIVGDRVAIAFSGGVDSATLAALCRKWGIEAIAVTVKTDLMAARDLENAKRVAEEIGIEHVIVEVAVPDAVLENTPQRCYYCKKTIIKAIKDVAESRGFRVIDGTNADDLKDFRPGLKALEEEGVISPWAMAGFTKKEIRRVAKSLGLSVHNRPSNSCLATRIPFGERIEVEWLRRIEGAEEAVIDIIGERRIRVRKYGKNAAVEIEGIEEINDKKLEAIESILKKLGFESITFSESKTESKTFFCNR, from the coding sequence ATGCCCTCGAAATTTGAAGAGCTAAGGAAAATTGTAGGAGACAGAGTGGCCATAGCCTTCTCCGGCGGAGTGGATAGCGCAACGCTCGCAGCTCTCTGCAGGAAGTGGGGAATCGAAGCGATAGCCGTAACTGTAAAAACAGACCTGATGGCGGCAAGAGACCTTGAAAACGCAAAGAGAGTTGCAGAAGAAATAGGTATAGAGCACGTAATCGTTGAAGTTGCCGTTCCCGATGCTGTTCTCGAAAATACTCCTCAGAGATGCTATTACTGCAAAAAGACCATCATAAAGGCGATTAAAGACGTTGCAGAGAGCAGAGGATTCAGGGTTATTGATGGCACGAATGCCGATGACCTCAAAGACTTCAGGCCCGGACTGAAGGCTCTCGAAGAAGAAGGAGTGATCAGTCCGTGGGCGATGGCAGGCTTCACAAAGAAGGAAATACGGAGGGTAGCAAAATCCCTCGGACTTTCAGTCCACAACAGACCTTCGAACTCCTGTCTTGCGACGAGAATTCCCTTCGGCGAGAGGATCGAAGTAGAGTGGCTTAGGAGGATCGAAGGGGCTGAGGAAGCGGTTATAGATATTATAGGCGAGAGGAGAATCAGAGTGAGAAAGTACGGGAAAAACGCTGCTGTGGAAATAGAGGGTATCGAGGAGATAAATGATAAGAAGCTCGAAGCTATTGAATCTATTCTTAAAAAGCTCGGATTCGAAAGTATTACTTTCTCAGAATCAAAAACAGAATCAAAAACATTTTTCTGCAACAGGTAG
- the surE gene encoding 5'/3'-nucleotidase SurE gives MAEKPKILLTNDDGLYSAGLRASYDALKDIGEVFVVAPAVQRSGVGRSISIMEPIRVSKVSANGMVSFAVDGTPTDAVIIGIHEIIGELPDLVVSGINLGENISTEAVTTSGTVGAALEAATQGSAAIAISLEVPDIDKFEFVFKPYNFSLAKTVLRKLAKNILSKGMPEGVDVLNVNVPSKPSGGVEITKLARRLYITRIEERLDPRGRKYYWIDGVEIDDAEEGTDLHALRNGKVSITPLTLDSTARIDFDKLRRWLDE, from the coding sequence ATGGCAGAGAAGCCAAAAATTCTGCTGACCAACGACGATGGCTTGTATTCTGCTGGCCTCAGAGCGAGTTACGATGCGCTGAAAGACATTGGTGAGGTTTTCGTCGTCGCTCCGGCTGTTCAGCGGAGCGGAGTTGGACGGAGCATTTCTATAATGGAGCCCATACGGGTCTCAAAGGTAAGCGCAAATGGAATGGTGAGCTTTGCAGTCGATGGCACACCGACAGATGCAGTCATAATCGGAATTCACGAGATTATTGGAGAACTGCCAGATCTCGTCGTTTCCGGCATAAACCTTGGAGAAAATATATCCACCGAGGCGGTAACGACTTCTGGAACTGTTGGCGCTGCGCTCGAAGCTGCAACCCAGGGAAGCGCAGCCATAGCCATCTCGCTTGAAGTCCCGGACATTGACAAGTTCGAATTCGTCTTCAAGCCCTACAATTTCTCTCTCGCAAAAACCGTGCTCAGGAAACTCGCAAAGAACATTCTTTCAAAGGGGATGCCAGAAGGAGTTGATGTCCTGAATGTGAATGTCCCCTCAAAGCCCTCCGGCGGTGTTGAGATCACGAAGCTCGCGAGAAGACTCTACATAACGAGGATAGAGGAGAGGCTCGACCCAAGGGGGAGAAAGTACTACTGGATTGATGGTGTTGAAATTGATGATGCCGAAGAAGGTACTGACCTGCATGCATTGCGTAATGGAAAAGTTTCAATAACGCCATTAACCCTCGACTCAACTGCAAGGATTGACTTCGACAAACTCAGAAGGTGGTTGGATGAGTAA
- the rpiA gene encoding ribose-5-phosphate isomerase RpiA, whose protein sequence is MSNGKANAAKKAVELVRDGAVIGIGSGTTVEIFLRELGRRIENEGLTVYGVPSSYQSHILATNNGIKVVDLIQYPELDICIDGADQVDERFNCIKGGGGALTREKIVAAASKEVVIIVDSSKIVDRLNMPVPIEVLPFAYGFVERRLSAMGRPVLREGSGKLGPVVTDNGNFIIDCDFGDIDKPEELEREIDRIPGVVECGIFCSELIDGVIAGYEDGARFLKK, encoded by the coding sequence ATGAGTAACGGAAAGGCTAACGCTGCAAAAAAAGCCGTTGAACTTGTCAGAGATGGGGCGGTAATAGGAATAGGCAGCGGAACAACAGTTGAAATCTTCCTGAGAGAGCTTGGAAGGCGAATAGAGAATGAGGGGCTGACGGTTTACGGTGTGCCCTCTTCGTATCAGTCTCACATCCTTGCAACAAATAATGGAATTAAGGTTGTTGACCTCATCCAGTATCCCGAACTCGACATCTGCATAGACGGTGCAGACCAAGTTGATGAAAGGTTCAACTGTATCAAGGGTGGAGGCGGAGCTTTAACGAGGGAGAAGATCGTTGCTGCCGCGTCGAAGGAGGTTGTAATTATTGTGGATTCGTCAAAAATCGTTGACAGGCTCAACATGCCAGTTCCCATTGAAGTTCTCCCCTTCGCCTACGGCTTCGTTGAAAGGAGACTTTCAGCAATGGGCAGGCCTGTTTTAAGGGAAGGTAGCGGCAAGCTCGGGCCGGTCGTTACTGACAACGGCAACTTTATCATAGACTGCGACTTCGGCGATATTGATAAACCAGAGGAGCTCGAGAGGGAGATAGATAGAATTCCTGGAGTTGTGGAGTGTGGAATATTCTGCTCCGAGTTGATAGACGGAGTAATAGCCGGATATGAGGATGGAGCGAGGTTTTTGAAGAAGTAA
- a CDS encoding YkgJ family cysteine cluster protein gives MYVPWRRVASWHCDACGICCYRYRVRLTFYEYLKLRPTGLVEEKFGRYYIRKIGGRCPFQVGRLCSLQGVKKPAACKLFPFFVRRKGERDAFYEYNGEEFYVYISTDCPNVVLSRERRESKRVESLVREAVQLYTGEKRNVEFITAPTVV, from the coding sequence ATGTACGTGCCATGGAGACGTGTGGCTTCATGGCACTGCGACGCATGCGGGATTTGCTGCTATAGGTACAGAGTGAGGCTAACATTCTACGAGTATCTCAAGCTCAGACCAACTGGTCTTGTGGAAGAGAAATTTGGAAGATACTACATCCGCAAAATCGGTGGCAGGTGTCCGTTCCAGGTTGGAAGATTGTGTTCACTGCAGGGAGTGAAGAAGCCTGCTGCCTGCAAGCTGTTCCCATTCTTCGTAAGGCGCAAGGGCGAGAGAGATGCATTCTACGAATATAATGGCGAAGAGTTTTACGTCTACATCTCCACCGACTGCCCCAACGTTGTGCTGAGCAGAGAGCGCAGAGAGAGTAAAAGAGTCGAAAGTCTGGTGAGAGAAGCTGTTCAACTGTACACGGGCGAGAAAAGAAACGTAGAGTTTATCACGGCCCCTACAGTCGTTTAA
- the gyrB gene encoding DNA topoisomerase (ATP-hydrolyzing) subunit B yields the protein MEYTAEQIEVLGDIEAVRKRPGMYIGGIGLRGLHHLLWEIVDNSIDEALAGHCKNITVTLHKDGSASVEDDGRGIPTEVHELGRPAVEIVLTKLHAGGKFNKKAYKVAGGLHGVGLSVVNALSEWLEVWVKRNGKIYYQKYERGVPVTPLQVIGETKETGTKIRFKPDEEIFETTEFRWDIVAQRLKELAYLNKGIRLKLIDERSGKSKEFYSEDGIKGFVAQLNKNKPVIHDVIHFSEEKNGIMVEVAIQFTDTEIENVLFFANNINTIEGGTHAVGFRAGLTRAINEFGKKYVKKFKPLTGADIREGLTAVVSVKVPEPQFEGQTKTKLTNSEVKTVVESIVYSEVLKWLEEHPNEANRIIEKCILAMKAREAARKAREIVRRKGEISITLPGKLADCSSKNPEERELFIVEGESAGGSAKQARDRRFQAILPIRGKIINVEKAGMAKALRNEEIKAIAAAIGAGIGKDFDITKARYRRVIIMTDADVDGAHIRTLLLTFFYRYMKPLIESGYLYIAQPPLYRVKKGKKVYYVYSDRELEDLLERIGNAEVQRYKGLGEMNPEQLWETTMNPHNRYLIQVTLEDAARAEELFSVLMGEDVEARKRFIMEHSKEVRNLDV from the coding sequence ATGGAGTATACAGCCGAGCAGATTGAAGTGCTTGGAGACATCGAGGCCGTCAGAAAGAGGCCCGGAATGTACATAGGCGGCATTGGACTTAGGGGACTCCATCATCTCCTCTGGGAGATAGTGGATAACTCCATAGATGAGGCTCTGGCAGGGCACTGTAAGAACATAACTGTAACCCTCCATAAAGACGGTTCTGCGAGCGTTGAAGATGATGGAAGGGGAATCCCAACGGAAGTTCACGAACTTGGAAGGCCAGCGGTGGAGATAGTGTTAACCAAGCTGCATGCTGGAGGAAAGTTCAACAAAAAAGCGTACAAGGTCGCCGGAGGGCTTCACGGCGTCGGTCTTTCAGTCGTTAATGCCCTTTCTGAGTGGCTTGAAGTCTGGGTCAAGAGGAACGGCAAGATTTACTACCAGAAATACGAGAGAGGTGTTCCTGTCACACCCCTCCAGGTTATCGGAGAGACAAAAGAAACAGGAACAAAAATAAGGTTCAAGCCCGACGAGGAAATTTTCGAAACGACAGAGTTCAGATGGGACATCGTTGCACAACGATTGAAGGAACTAGCCTACCTGAACAAGGGTATCAGACTGAAGCTCATTGACGAAAGGAGTGGAAAGAGCAAAGAGTTCTACTCAGAGGACGGTATAAAGGGCTTCGTTGCCCAGCTCAACAAAAACAAGCCCGTAATTCACGACGTAATCCACTTTTCCGAAGAGAAGAACGGAATAATGGTGGAAGTAGCCATCCAGTTCACCGACACCGAGATAGAGAACGTCCTCTTCTTTGCAAACAACATAAACACCATAGAGGGTGGAACGCACGCAGTGGGCTTCAGAGCAGGGCTGACGAGGGCAATAAACGAGTTTGGCAAGAAATACGTGAAGAAGTTCAAACCCCTCACCGGAGCAGACATAAGGGAAGGCCTGACGGCTGTTGTTTCGGTAAAGGTGCCGGAACCACAGTTTGAGGGACAGACGAAAACCAAGCTGACTAACAGCGAGGTAAAAACTGTTGTAGAGTCGATAGTCTATTCTGAAGTGTTGAAGTGGCTCGAGGAACATCCAAATGAAGCCAACAGAATCATAGAGAAGTGTATACTCGCAATGAAAGCGAGAGAAGCGGCGAGAAAGGCAAGAGAGATTGTGAGGAGAAAAGGTGAGATCTCCATAACCCTGCCAGGAAAGCTCGCAGACTGCTCCTCAAAGAACCCGGAGGAAAGGGAACTGTTCATAGTGGAGGGTGAATCTGCAGGCGGTTCTGCGAAACAGGCGAGAGACAGGCGCTTTCAGGCCATACTACCTATAAGAGGTAAGATCATAAACGTTGAAAAGGCAGGAATGGCCAAAGCACTGCGCAACGAGGAGATCAAGGCGATAGCCGCTGCAATTGGGGCAGGAATAGGCAAGGACTTCGACATAACAAAGGCGAGATACCGCAGAGTCATAATTATGACAGATGCAGATGTCGATGGCGCGCACATCCGAACGCTGCTCCTCACGTTCTTCTACCGCTACATGAAACCACTTATAGAGAGTGGCTACCTTTACATAGCTCAGCCACCACTATACAGGGTTAAGAAGGGGAAGAAAGTTTACTACGTTTACTCGGACAGAGAGCTCGAGGATTTGCTTGAGAGGATAGGCAACGCAGAGGTACAACGCTACAAGGGTCTGGGAGAGATGAACCCAGAGCAGCTATGGGAGACGACAATGAACCCCCATAACCGCTATCTGATTCAGGTCACGCTGGAGGACGCAGCAAGGGCAGAGGAGCTTTTTTCAGTCCTGATGGGTGAGGATGTCGAAGCGAGGAAGAGATTCATAATGGAACATTCTAAGGAAGTTAGAAACCTCGACGTATAA
- the asnB gene encoding asparagine synthase (glutamine-hydrolyzing) — protein sequence MCGIAGIISRDGSSVSDQIVRMLGRMHHRGPDGCGVVVGKTIQRSFSLEDIDIKGIEGSMAMGHVRLAIVGGMFGQQPLEDCQRKLILLHNGEIYNYRELRKRLEADHRFITETDSETIVHLIEQFYNGDLASSVAKALGYLDGVYAIAVSDGREVVIARDRIGVKQLYIGVNERYVAFASERKALWEIGICNEIRLPPGHLAKLSRDGVTLRKVLELPVNLKTSIYDFHEAIEKYHDALIEAVRKRVSGLEKVGVIFSGGIDSVLIAKIASEFTDVTCYTAGLKGSEDIKYAKLAASEIGLEIRVKELSLEDVEAYIPEVMETIEDRLFGQVEVAIPVYAAVEMAHEDCLKVMLTGQGADELFGGYPWYGVIVERDGYRVLEQYMVSDILNLYRETLEREDKITMAHSIELRVPYLDPQVIKVAMQIDAKLKITSPKDRLGKFIHRELAKRIGVSADLAERPKEAAQHGSGVHEAILEIARINGFNEEVARIAGYNLDESVREKLGSSIRYGYKYGGKKLWTVPDYVQMYLDTIALEQKLVCKSELEHLKEVLCNI from the coding sequence ATGTGTGGTATTGCTGGTATCATCAGCAGAGATGGAAGCAGCGTTTCGGATCAGATCGTTAGAATGCTTGGCAGGATGCACCATCGTGGACCGGATGGTTGTGGTGTAGTAGTTGGAAAAACAATTCAGAGAAGCTTCTCACTTGAGGATATAGATATCAAAGGTATCGAAGGCAGCATGGCAATGGGTCACGTAAGACTGGCCATTGTTGGGGGGATGTTTGGTCAGCAGCCGCTTGAGGATTGCCAGCGAAAGCTTATTCTTCTCCACAATGGTGAGATTTACAATTACAGGGAGCTTAGAAAAAGACTGGAGGCTGACCACAGGTTCATCACCGAGACTGATAGTGAAACCATTGTCCACCTCATCGAACAATTCTACAACGGAGACTTGGCTTCATCGGTTGCCAAAGCTCTCGGATATCTGGATGGTGTGTATGCCATTGCAGTAAGCGATGGAAGAGAGGTAGTAATTGCCAGGGATAGAATAGGAGTAAAACAGCTATACATTGGTGTAAATGAAAGATATGTTGCTTTTGCATCTGAACGAAAAGCGCTCTGGGAAATAGGAATATGCAATGAAATACGGCTACCACCGGGACATCTGGCAAAACTATCTAGAGATGGTGTTACCCTCAGAAAGGTTCTTGAGCTACCAGTTAATCTGAAAACTTCAATTTATGATTTCCACGAGGCTATAGAGAAGTATCACGACGCTCTTATCGAAGCTGTTAGAAAAAGGGTGTCTGGGCTTGAAAAAGTTGGTGTAATATTCTCAGGAGGAATTGACAGCGTACTCATTGCGAAAATTGCCAGTGAGTTTACAGATGTGACGTGTTACACCGCAGGTCTGAAAGGTTCTGAAGATATCAAGTACGCCAAACTTGCCGCCTCGGAAATTGGTCTGGAAATCAGAGTTAAGGAGCTCAGTCTTGAGGATGTGGAAGCGTACATTCCAGAGGTCATGGAGACTATCGAAGACCGCCTATTTGGCCAGGTGGAAGTAGCTATTCCGGTCTATGCTGCTGTAGAGATGGCACATGAAGACTGTCTTAAGGTTATGCTTACAGGACAAGGGGCAGATGAGCTTTTTGGTGGCTATCCGTGGTACGGTGTGATTGTAGAAAGAGATGGTTATCGAGTGTTGGAGCAGTACATGGTAAGTGACATACTGAATCTCTATCGCGAAACCTTGGAGCGGGAGGACAAGATAACGATGGCGCACAGTATAGAACTCCGGGTTCCGTATCTTGATCCTCAGGTCATAAAAGTGGCCATGCAGATTGATGCTAAACTGAAAATAACGTCTCCTAAAGACAGACTTGGAAAGTTTATTCACAGAGAACTTGCTAAACGGATCGGAGTATCTGCAGATCTGGCTGAGAGACCAAAGGAAGCTGCTCAGCACGGGTCAGGGGTGCATGAGGCAATTCTTGAGATTGCGCGGATAAATGGGTTTAATGAAGAAGTTGCGAGGATAGCAGGTTATAATCTGGACGAAAGTGTCAGAGAAAAACTCGGCAGTTCAATAAGATACGGATACAAGTATGGAGGGAAGAAGCTCTGGACGGTACCTGATTACGTGCAGATGTACCTCGACACGATTGCTCTGGAACAAAAACTCGTTTGTAAGTCTGAACTTGAGCATCTAAAAGAGGTGTTATGTAATATTTGA
- the mpgS gene encoding mannosyl-3-phosphoglycerate synthase — protein MLIEAPRHAEIFGSVKIYDVQKVLKLESKEIEGPLLRSIGREQIEEVLEKLSIVIPIKNEKIKLLDGVLKAIPDACQIIVVSNSSRTGHDVFRMEADVITHFHSLTKHPICIIHQKDPGLALAFKEVGYTSILDESGFVRDGKAEGMITGTLLAKCLEKDFVGFIDADNYIPGAVNEYVKDFAAGFCMSESPYSMIRLHWKHKPKIVKSRLYFRKWGRVSEITNKYLNFLLSNCTGFETDIIKTGNAGEHAMTMELASIMCYSTGYSIEPYQLVYLLEEFGKGETECRDVVNSGVEILQIEMLNPHLHEEKGEKHIKDMLLGLLSTIYHSKLCNEYLKSKILEELRTNNAIGQEQAPKKNLIIPPIKDIDIKKFIKVLEGGYIYPH, from the coding sequence ATGCTTATTGAAGCTCCAAGACATGCAGAGATATTTGGATCAGTAAAAATCTACGACGTTCAAAAGGTGTTAAAACTAGAATCAAAAGAGATTGAAGGCCCCCTATTACGCAGCATTGGCAGAGAACAAATCGAAGAGGTTTTAGAGAAGCTTTCAATCGTAATCCCCATAAAAAATGAAAAGATAAAGTTACTTGACGGTGTTTTAAAAGCAATACCAGATGCCTGCCAGATAATAGTCGTCTCCAACAGCTCAAGAACAGGACATGATGTGTTTAGAATGGAAGCAGATGTAATAACACACTTTCATAGCCTCACAAAACACCCCATCTGTATTATACATCAAAAAGACCCGGGGCTGGCTTTAGCCTTTAAAGAAGTGGGATATACAAGCATTCTTGATGAGAGCGGATTTGTAAGAGATGGTAAAGCAGAAGGTATGATTACCGGCACACTACTCGCAAAATGCTTGGAAAAAGACTTTGTTGGATTTATTGATGCTGATAACTACATTCCCGGTGCTGTCAACGAGTATGTAAAAGATTTTGCTGCAGGATTCTGCATGTCCGAGTCACCGTATTCGATGATTAGGCTGCATTGGAAACACAAACCAAAAATCGTAAAGAGCAGACTCTATTTCAGAAAATGGGGAAGAGTTTCTGAAATCACCAACAAATATCTTAACTTTCTTCTATCTAACTGCACAGGGTTCGAAACTGACATAATAAAGACTGGAAACGCTGGAGAGCATGCGATGACGATGGAACTTGCCAGTATAATGTGCTATTCAACAGGGTATTCTATAGAACCGTATCAACTTGTTTACCTGCTGGAAGAATTCGGAAAGGGAGAAACAGAATGCAGAGATGTCGTAAACTCTGGAGTTGAGATATTACAAATAGAGATGCTGAACCCCCACTTGCACGAGGAAAAAGGTGAAAAACATATTAAAGACATGTTACTGGGATTACTCTCGACCATCTACCATAGCAAACTCTGCAACGAGTATCTTAAATCCAAGATTCTTGAAGAACTGCGAACGAACAATGCGATTGGACAGGAACAAGCACCAAAAAAGAATTTGATTATACCACCAATTAAGGATATTGATATTAAAAAATTCATAAAAGTACTGGAAGGGGGTTACATATACCCCCATTAG
- a CDS encoding cysteine hydrolase family protein, producing MKGYKIKPALVIIDMQNCFLSPDGSFDKLGYDISKYRKILPTLRSTYEEAKSLKIPVFFSKAIRERSGIDMLDKVHQILPPKRLERIKRLPIAVRGTWDAEIIDMLKPAPDDLVVEKRRDSIFQDTEFEMWLKALKADTLVFTGVDTSICVESSLRDAFNRGYDVILLSDATASLSDELYRTTLLEVKENFGLVMKSGDFFKSLKRIRGNKFLLEVEC from the coding sequence ATGAAAGGCTATAAGATTAAACCAGCACTGGTAATCATTGACATGCAGAATTGTTTTTTGTCTCCAGATGGATCGTTTGACAAATTGGGCTATGACATCTCGAAATATCGGAAAATACTACCCACTCTTAGAAGTACGTATGAGGAAGCAAAATCCCTAAAAATCCCCGTATTTTTCTCTAAAGCAATTCGAGAAAGATCTGGAATTGATATGCTCGACAAAGTACATCAAATTCTACCACCAAAAAGGCTGGAAAGGATTAAAAGGCTGCCTATAGCCGTCAGAGGTACTTGGGATGCAGAGATTATAGATATGCTAAAGCCAGCTCCTGACGATCTTGTTGTTGAGAAACGGAGGGATTCTATTTTTCAGGATACGGAATTTGAGATGTGGCTGAAGGCTTTAAAAGCTGACACTTTAGTCTTTACAGGAGTCGATACCTCCATATGTGTGGAATCCTCACTGAGGGATGCGTTCAATAGAGGATACGACGTAATTCTTCTATCTGATGCAACAGCATCTTTGAGTGATGAGCTTTACAGGACTACGCTTCTGGAAGTTAAAGAGAATTTTGGTCTTGTAATGAAATCTGGAGACTTTTTCAAGAGTCTTAAAAGAATTCGCGGTAATAAATTTTTGCTTGAAGTAGAATGCTAA
- a CDS encoding transglutaminase domain-containing protein, with amino-acid sequence MKNETIELILSELVSGCRSKEEAVVRVFERVRDIPYGTIGSRHPLDVYRMNRGTCSGKHFLLRELYLALGVEVKDMLCFHRYAELPRNIDYPPELKALLERYFGIPDFHNFIKVYVDGRWVTLDATFDSPLENYFVVNKWNGKSDTKLSIRPVRVWEVENPLEFKVKKIKQLPPRVQRGRELFLKKFSEWLDVLRAQCNSPPHFL; translated from the coding sequence ATGAAAAATGAAACGATTGAACTGATACTGAGTGAGCTTGTTTCTGGATGCAGAAGTAAAGAAGAGGCAGTAGTCAGGGTTTTTGAGAGGGTTAGAGACATTCCCTACGGAACAATTGGTTCGAGACATCCATTGGATGTGTATAGGATGAACAGAGGGACTTGCAGTGGGAAACATTTTCTTCTTAGAGAGCTATACCTTGCACTGGGTGTAGAAGTGAAAGACATGCTTTGTTTTCATCGCTATGCTGAACTTCCACGAAATATAGATTATCCACCAGAATTGAAAGCGCTGCTCGAGAGATATTTCGGAATTCCGGATTTCCACAACTTCATCAAGGTTTATGTTGACGGTAGATGGGTAACACTGGATGCAACGTTTGATAGTCCCTTAGAGAACTACTTTGTCGTCAATAAGTGGAATGGTAAGAGTGATACAAAGCTTAGTATAAGGCCGGTAAGAGTCTGGGAAGTAGAGAATCCTCTTGAATTTAAAGTTAAAAAGATAAAGCAGTTACCTCCTCGGGTTCAGAGGGGTAGAGAGTTATTTTTGAAAAAATTCAGTGAGTGGTTGGATGTTTTGAGGGCTCAATGTAACTCACCACCACATTTTTTATAG